The Hydrogenimonas thermophila genome contains the following window.
CTGTAGGCACGCTCTACTTTAACTCCCTCCATACGCTCCAAAATATGATTTAAATCTTCATCTCTCTTGCGTTTAAGTCTCTCTGCAATAGATGGATCATCAATAGGATTCATAGCTTCTTCACTATATATTGCAAAGAAGTTGCCTGAAATCAGCCCTTTTTGTGAAAGAGCTCTCTGCCACGAGCCAATAACATCTTCAAGGTTATCTTCTCTTGCTGTTGTATCTATCTGATTAAGAATATAGAGTATCTTATCTCCATCTCTATGGCGTACTGTCTTTCCGACAAGATGCTCAAGTGTATCACGCATTGCTCCAGGTTCAGGATGGCGAGCATCAAAGAAGATAAGAACAAGATCAGACATATCTATGATGTGACTGGTAATACGAAGAATAGAATCACGCTGACTGTCAGCATCAAAACCAGGAGAGTCTATCAATATTCCGCCTTTAATGGCATCAGACTTGACAGTTTTAAGTTGAAGATATAGGTTTACACGACTTCCTTCACCCTGCTCTACCTTTTCTACCTCTTCGCTGATATTGTAAAAAGGAAATCTAGGATCAGCATCTAGTGCCAAGCCTGGCAAAGTAGTAACTTTCTCATTATTGCTGTAACAGATAACAGTAAATTTATCATCTACTGCCTGATTACCGCTTTGCTGAACTTTTTGTCCAAGGTATTCGTTGATAAAAGTAGATTTCCCTGCTGAAAAAGTTCCTAAGATAGAGATTAATGGCCACCAAGAGATATTTGCCGTATAACTCTCATCCTGAGCCAACAGTCCAAGAGAGTGAGCTACTTTATCAAGATTTTCATACTCATTTATTACATCCAAAAGGACAGGGTTTTCCTCTTTAAGATGCTGCTTTAATTTTTTGTATCGCTCATTAGGTGTCATTGACTCTCCTTTTAAAAAATTATCTCTTCATTTTCAATAATCTGATCCTCTTTAGGCAGTGGAGATTTGTCGGTATATATCAAATCTTTACCATTTTGCATTACGTGATAAACTCCTTCAGGCTCTTTAAATTTTCTTTTAAACTCAGGATGAATTTGTATGAGTTTTTGATAAAAATACCTTACAACCGGTGCAGCTGTCCTTCCACCTGTTTCACGTCTTGCAAGAGGTGTATTGTTATCATTACCAAACCATACAACAGCTTCTACATCTGGTGTAAATGAACAAAACCATGTATCAACACTTTTGTTTGTAGTTCCTGTTTTACCTGCTACATCCATACCTTTAACACGAGCATTTCGCCCAGTTCCTCTTTTAACAATATCTCGCAAAATATCAACCATCAAGTAAGCTTGTGATTCTGAGTAAATCTTTTTTACTTTAGCATTATAATGTTTAATCAAACGACTATTATTGTCATATATATTTGTCACAAGTCTTGGTTCGTGCAATCGTCCCATATCTGCAAATACTGTATATAGTCTTGCTACCTGCAGAGGAGAAAGAGCAATATTTCCAAGAGCTATAGAAAGATTGTATGGTAAATTCTTCACTCCTAAAGGGCTCAACTTTTTATGTAGAGTCATTATGCCTATCTCGCTGACTAGATTTATGGTAGCAAGGTTTCTAGAGTGTATAAGGGCTTCTCTTAAAGTGATCATCCCCTTATAATCTTTCTCATAGTTTTTAGGCTGCCAAAGCTTTTTGGTATCTCCACTTTCAAAACGGTAGGTACGTGCAATATCTGCAACCTTACTTTCTGGATTATACCCCAGCTCAAGTGCTGTCTGATAGATAAATGGTTTAAAAGCAGAACCTACCTGCCGTCTGGATGATACAGCACGGTTAAATGCACTTTTTTTATAATCAACGCCACCTACCATAGCCAAGATATCTCCACTTCTACCATCTAGAACAACCATTGCTCCGTTAAATACTGAAGTGTTAGTATCATCATTTTGGTGTCGTTTTAAATATGCATCATACCCATAATTAAGTGCAGATTTAGCCATCTGCTGATACTCTAAATCTATGGCAGTTTCAATTTTATAACCGCCTCTGCGAATATCAGGATACTCCTTTTGCAGCATATTCATAACAGCATCTACAATGTAAGGTGCTCTGTTTTTTGTTAATGTATCATCATATACTTTTGGAGCCTCTTTTATCTCTCTTAAATATGTCTCTTCATCTATCCATCCAAGAGCTTTCATACGATTTAAAACACGGTTTGCCCTTGCCATTGCATTGGCATAATGACGAGTCGGATCGTATGCGCTTGGAGCTTTTGGCAATCCTACAAGTACCGCTATCTCTTTTAGCGTCAACTCATCTAAATCTTTACGAAAATACCCATATGCAGCTGTTCTTATGCCATAATACCCATGACCAAAAAAGACAGCGTTTAGATACCTCTCTAGTATCTCCTCTTTTGAAAGTAGTTGTTCAAGGCGAATAGCAAGAAGAGCCTCTTTTATCTTTCTTTCTATCTTCTTCTTACGGGTAAGCAGTGTTGATTTGATGAGCTGTTGAGTAAGCGTAGATGCACCCTCTACCATTTTACGGGCTTTGATATCTTTTATAATTGCTCTAAAAATTGCCTCTGGATTTACTCCGTGATGTTCATAAAAAAGAGTATCTTCTATGGCAACAAGAGCTTCTATTACTCGACCTGGAATCTCTTTGTACGGTACATAGAGACGATGCTCCTTTTCAAATACATTAGCTAAAAGTTTACCGTTTCTATCAAAAATCTGTGTAGTTTTGGGAGGATTATAGTGTACTAAAGGCTCTACTTCATGGGCAATTTCAAAGTAAAAATATACCAAATACCCAAAAACTGCAAACCCTGCCAAAAAGAGTAATCTAACAATCCATCTAAATAAAAACCTTATCATTTTCTAAACTCCCGATTTGCAAAACCAGCTTCTATGAGTGCTTTAGTATACTCTTTTGATGGAGCTCTTAAAACCTCATCCATTAATCCTGTTTCTACGACTTTTCCTCTTTTTATAACTGTAATTTCACTGCAAAGTTTTGAAGCTGTAGATATGTCGTGTGTTACAAAAAGCATCTTGAACTTCAACTCTTCTTGCAATTTTAGTAAAAGTTTTACAATAACTTCTCTAAGATCCGCATCAAGTGCTGTTGTAGGTTCATCCAGTAACAGTAACTTAGGATTTGTTGAAAGTGCCATAGCTATGACTACTCTTTGCAACTGCCCACCTGAAAGTTCTGGAGGAAAGCGGTTTAAGAGTTTACTCTCCAGCCCTACCTGCTCCATCATTTGTGGTGCCAAATCTTGAGAAATAATCCACTGATCTTTAATTTTTGTTAGAGGAGAAAGTGCTGTAAATGGATTTTGCGGAACATAACCTAATGTTTTACCACGCTCCAACTTAAAGTCACTTTCCGTCTTCATTTGTGCTTTAAAGCCTTTTGGCAACATTTGCAGCAGTGCTTTAAGGGTAAGGCTCTTTCCACTACCACTCTCACCAACAAGAGCCAATGAGTTTGCAATTGAAAAATTTATATCAACATATATTTGGTTATCTTTGCTGATTTTAAGAGAATGGCAGTGAAATATATTCATAAAGCACCTTAATGCTATAAAATTTTTTTTAAATTTGTATCAAATAATAACTTAATTAGTACAAAAAACCAAAAAGCCAAAGTGGTATTTTAGTTTTATACCCTATCTCAATATCATCAACTGCTAAAAAACTATTTGGCAAATCTTTAATTTGATCAAAGCTCTTATTTTTACCACCAATCTCTACTATATATTTTTCATCAATTAAAAAGTCTCCTATTTTTGAGTAGTTTACTTTATGATTAATCGATATTGAATTAATAAAAAATTGTTCTCTTACTGTTCCAATCTCAGAATTTTTACAAAAAGTGTAAGTCAAATTTGGATTATCAAGATATAGTTTTGCAGGTTTTTTAAAGTGGCTTTGCTTTTTGTTTAACATATCAACTCTGCATAAAACATTTCCAAGAGTCAGATAGTGAATATATCTATAAAGAGTCTCTCTACCTATTCCAATATCTTTTGCAAGATTTGTTAAGTTTAGTTCATAAGGTTTTGATAGACACAAAAGCTTAATCAGTTGTTTTAGCTTATCGATATTTGCTATATCTATATGGAAAATATACAATAGATCGTTTTCTATTACTGTGTTGATGCTCTCTTCAACTTTAAGTTTATAACTTTTTGGAGCTTCAAAATAGTATGGATAATACCCAAACTCAAGATACTCTTTAAAATATACAAATGGTTTAAACTCTTTTGTAAGACTATTGGCTATATTTGTATGATTTTCTAAAATTTCATCAAGGGTAAAACTTTGAAAACTCTTACCT
Protein-coding sequences here:
- a CDS encoding dynamin family protein, with the translated sequence MTPNERYKKLKQHLKEENPVLLDVINEYENLDKVAHSLGLLAQDESYTANISWWPLISILGTFSAGKSTFINEYLGQKVQQSGNQAVDDKFTVICYSNNEKVTTLPGLALDADPRFPFYNISEEVEKVEQGEGSRVNLYLQLKTVKSDAIKGGILIDSPGFDADSQRDSILRITSHIIDMSDLVLIFFDARHPEPGAMRDTLEHLVGKTVRHRDGDKILYILNQIDTTAREDNLEDVIGSWQRALSQKGLISGNFFAIYSEEAMNPIDDPSIAERLKRKRDEDLNHILERMEGVKVERAYRISKALEDFAKDIINNKLPKLRESLSRWGKRVVITDTLLSLIFIGGAGALFMTGILPTSVEVIGGISAAITVLIIFIHFKVRKVYANLEIKRWAEKDQAIAKAIEYNTKWFRPVLRVWGKGWSQRVVDKLENIMDYSRAAIRKLNDQFVSPAGKESET
- a CDS encoding ATP-binding cassette domain-containing protein; amino-acid sequence: MNIFHCHSLKISKDNQIYVDINFSIANSLALVGESGSGKSLTLKALLQMLPKGFKAQMKTESDFKLERGKTLGYVPQNPFTALSPLTKIKDQWIISQDLAPQMMEQVGLESKLLNRFPPELSGGQLQRVVIAMALSTNPKLLLLDEPTTALDADLREVIVKLLLKLQEELKFKMLFVTHDISTASKLCSEITVIKRGKVVETGLMDEVLRAPSKEYTKALIEAGFANREFRK
- a CDS encoding ATP-binding protein, which gives rise to MLDELRIKYDKISKLITSTYKRYFYEKIDFDNRLIGVLGARGIGKTTFLIQYLKEFDFDKTLYFSADSIMASGVKLYDIAEEFSRYGGEILAIDEIHKIKNFEIELKEIYDFLDLKVLFSGSSAISLEHSKADLSRRAVLYRFKGLSFREFLELKLGKSFQSFTLDEILENHTNIANSLTKEFKPFVYFKEYLEFGYYPYYFEAPKSYKLKVEESINTVIENDLLYIFHIDIANIDKLKQLIKLLCLSKPYELNLTNLAKDIGIGRETLYRYIHYLTLGNVLCRVDMLNKKQSHFKKPAKLYLDNPNLTYTFCKNSEIGTVREQFFINSISINHKVNYSKIGDFLIDEKYIVEIGGKNKSFDQIKDLPNSFLAVDDIEIGYKTKIPLWLFGFLY
- a CDS encoding transglycosylase domain-containing protein, translated to MIRFLFRWIVRLLFLAGFAVFGYLVYFYFEIAHEVEPLVHYNPPKTTQIFDRNGKLLANVFEKEHRLYVPYKEIPGRVIEALVAIEDTLFYEHHGVNPEAIFRAIIKDIKARKMVEGASTLTQQLIKSTLLTRKKKIERKIKEALLAIRLEQLLSKEEILERYLNAVFFGHGYYGIRTAAYGYFRKDLDELTLKEIAVLVGLPKAPSAYDPTRHYANAMARANRVLNRMKALGWIDEETYLREIKEAPKVYDDTLTKNRAPYIVDAVMNMLQKEYPDIRRGGYKIETAIDLEYQQMAKSALNYGYDAYLKRHQNDDTNTSVFNGAMVVLDGRSGDILAMVGGVDYKKSAFNRAVSSRRQVGSAFKPFIYQTALELGYNPESKVADIARTYRFESGDTKKLWQPKNYEKDYKGMITLREALIHSRNLATINLVSEIGIMTLHKKLSPLGVKNLPYNLSIALGNIALSPLQVARLYTVFADMGRLHEPRLVTNIYDNNSRLIKHYNAKVKKIYSESQAYLMVDILRDIVKRGTGRNARVKGMDVAGKTGTTNKSVDTWFCSFTPDVEAVVWFGNDNNTPLARRETGGRTAAPVVRYFYQKLIQIHPEFKRKFKEPEGVYHVMQNGKDLIYTDKSPLPKEDQIIENEEIIF